One Deltaproteobacteria bacterium genomic window, TCCAGAATGCCGGCTCGAAGCCACGCACGAGGAGAGGCGCGATGCAGGCGATCGTCTACCACGGCAAGGAAGATTTCCGGTACGAGCGGACCTCGGATCCGAAGCTCGAGAGCGAGTCGGACTCGATCATCCGCGTATCGCGCACCGCGATTTGCGGCTCGGACCTGCACCTGTACCACGGCGGGATACCGGACGGTATCGGCGCGTCCGGCGGCTTCGCGGTCGGCCACGAGTTCCTCGGCGTGATCGAAGAGGTCGGCCGCGGCGTGCGCGGCTTCAAGAAGGGCGACCGCGTGCTGGCCTCGTGCACGGTCGGCTGCGGCGACTGCGCGCTGTGCCGGCGCGGCGTCTACAGCGGCTGCCTGACCATGACCAAGGGAGGCGGCGCGGGGAACGTGTTCGGCTTCTCGCCCTCGCTTCCGGGCGGGCAGGCCGAGGCGGTGCGCGTTCCCTTCTCCGACACGAATCTGTTTCGGGTGCCCGCGCAGCTCTCCGACGAGCAGGCGCTGTTCCTGACCGACATCCTGCCCACCGGCTACATGGGCGCGGAGCTGGCCGAGGTGAGCCCCGGCGACACCGTGGTGGTCTTCGGCTGCGGACCGGTCGGCACGTTCGCGCAGATGAGCGCGTTCCTGCGCGGTGCCGCGCGCGTGATCGCGGTCGACCTCGACGACGAGCGCCTGGCCCGCGCGCGCGCGCGCGGCTGCGACACCGTGAACTCGAGCCGAGAGAACCTGGGCGAGCGCGTGCTCGCGCTCACCGACGGCCTGGGCGCGGACGCCTCGATCGA contains:
- a CDS encoding zinc-binding dehydrogenase, which produces MRRGFRSRDPPRAPDSRRLRCGSDRNRSARRPEPGPRARRPESRARAQLEPWEGPSEASTGRLPRQSGRPLEKLQCLVQNAGSKPRTRRGAMQAIVYHGKEDFRYERTSDPKLESESDSIIRVSRTAICGSDLHLYHGGIPDGIGASGGFAVGHEFLGVIEEVGRGVRGFKKGDRVLASCTVGCGDCALCRRGVYSGCLTMTKGGGAGNVFGFSPSLPGGQAEAVRVPFSDTNLFRVPAQLSDEQALFLTDILPTGYMGAELAEVSPGDTVVVFGCGPVGTFAQMSAFLRGAARVIAVDLDDERLARARARGCDTVNSSRENLGERVLALTDGLGADASIEAVGRSELITQAAMVTRAGGRIAVIGVLTEATATLPWFLLFMKNLSLRTGLVNPQCHIPRLLPLIEQGRLDPTVIISHRLPLSDGPRGYDVFAHHKENVLKVVLQP